A window of Mangifera indica cultivar Alphonso chromosome 11, CATAS_Mindica_2.1, whole genome shotgun sequence contains these coding sequences:
- the LOC123229772 gene encoding V-type proton ATPase 16 kDa proteolipid subunit, which translates to MSSTFSGDETAPFFGFLGAAAALVFSCMGAAYGTAKSGVGVASMGVMRPELVMKSIVPVVMAGVLGIYGLIIAVIISTGINPKAKSYYLFDGYAHLSSGLACGLAGLSAGMAIGIVGDAGVRANAQQPKLFVGMILILIFAEALALYGLIVGIILSSRAGQSRAD; encoded by the exons ATGTCTTCAACGTTTAGTGGCGATGAAACTGCTCCTTTCTTCGGCTTCCTTGGCGCTGCTGCTGCCCTCGTCTTCTCCT GTATGGGAGCTGCATATGGAACAGCGAAAAGTGGAGTAGGTGTGGCGTCGATGGGTGTGATGAGGCCAGAATTGGTGATGAAGTCTATTGTGCCGGTGGTCATGGCTGGCGTGTTGGGTATTTACGGTTTGATTATTGCTGTTATTATTAGTACTGGGATTAACCCCAAGGCTAAATCTTATTACCTTTTTGATGGCTACGCCCATCTCTCTTCCGGTCTCGCTTGTGGCCTTGCTGGTTTATCTGCTGGTATGGCGATCGGGATCGTCGGTGATGCTGGTGTTAG AGCCAATGCACAACAGCCAAAGCTTTTTGTAGGGATGattctcattctcattttcGCTGAAGCTCTGGCCTTGTATGGTCTCATTGTTGGCATCATTCTCTCTTCCCGAGCTGGTCAGTCAAGAGCTGATTAA
- the LOC123229901 gene encoding protein ACCUMULATION AND REPLICATION OF CHLOROPLASTS 6, chloroplastic isoform X2 gives MLTMTHIDFGLRSPLRVLPLPHPPKPSKFSSSNAGSYTLCSASKWADRLISDFQFTSAADSSPLSSTSVTLTPPPPLSPPDRHLSLPIDFYKILGAETHFLGDGIRRAYEARVSQPPQYGFSQDALISRRQILQGACETLANSRSRREYNQGLVDDVDETILAEVPWDKVPGALCVLQEAGEAELVLRVGESLLRERLPKAFKQDVVLAMVLAYVDMSRDAMALIPPNFVRGCELLERALKLLQEEGASSLAPDLQAQIDETLEEITPRCVLELLALPLGDKYQARREEGLHGVRNILWAVGGGGAPAIAGGFTREGFMNEAFLRMTAAEQVELYNVTPHNIPAESFEVYGVALALVAQAFVSKQPQLIRVADRMFCQLQLMKVAPLGDPASIHSPKENYELDFALERGLCSLLVGDIDGCRVWLGLDSDNSPFRNPSIVNFVLENSTADDENIEKDLPGLCKLLETWLTEVVFPRFRDTKDILFKLHDYYDDPTVLRYLEMQGNGDSPLAAAAAIVKIGAAEASAVLDHVKASAIQALQRVFPLGQRDDSMKNQDGERHNYFSLVETDEPMEKFDHHDIFMADTPGTSSSDKLHEEQLITEKIKDASMKIMSFGLAIGLITFAGLKFLPARNSISDPRNLIGLPKASDVTNLGSFRDENFGEELSRMDARLAEDLVRKWQNIKSQAFGPHRSLVKLSESLTGFGRSDVKDMGRSCS, from the exons ATGCTGACAATGACACATATCGACTTTGGTCTTCGAAGTCCACTGCGAGTACTTCCTTTGCCTCACCCTCCTAAACCCTCCAAATTCAGCTCTTCCAATGCTGGTTCTTACACCCTTTGTTCCGCCAGCAAGTGGGCCGACCGCCTCATCTCTGATTTTCAATTCACCTCCGCCGCCGACTCCTCTCCTCTCTCCTCAACATCTGTCACTCTCACTCCTCCTCCCCCTCTCTCTCCTCCCGACCGTCACCTCTCCCTCCCCATCGACTTCTATAAG attttaggCGCCGAGACTCATTTTTTAGGAGATGGTATCAGAAGAGCTTATGAAGCTAGGGTTTCTCAACCACCTCAGTATGGTTTTAGTCAAGACGCATTGATCAGCCGTAGACAGATTCTTCAAGGCGCTTGTGAAACCCTAGCTAACTCTAGGTCCAGAAGGGAATACAACCAAGGCCTTGTTGACGATGTAGACGAAACAATCCTCGCTGAAGTCCCCTGGGACAAG GTTCCTGGAGCTTTGTGTGTGCTGCAAGAAGCAGGGGAGGCAGAACTGGTGCTTAGAGTTGGAGAGAGTTTATTAAGAGAAAGACTACCCAAGGCTTTCAAGCAAGATGTTGTCTTGGCAATGGTGCTTGCTTATGTTGACATGTCCAGAGATGCCATGGCATTGATTCCGCCTAATTTTGTCAGAGGTTGTGAACTGCTGGAGAGGGCTTTGAAGCTCTTGCAG GAGGAAGGAGCCAGCAGTCTTGCTCCAGACTTGCAGGCGCAGATTGATGAGACTTTGGAGGAGATAACCCCACGTTGTGTTCTGGAACTTTTAGCCTTACCCCTTGGTGATAAATACCAAGCAAGAAGAGAAGAGGGTCTTCATGGTGTGCGTAACATATTATGGGCTGTTGGAGGAGGTGGAGCACCAGCAATTGCTGGGGGATTCACGCGTGAAGGTTTCATGAATGAGGCGTTCTTACGTATGACAGCAGCAGAGCAG GTTGAGCTGTATAATGTCACACCACATAATATCCCAGCAGAAAGTTTCGAAGTTTATGGAGTTGCACTTGCTCTTGTTGCTCAAGCCTTTGTGAGTAAGCAACCTCAACTCATTCGAGTTGCAGATAGAATGTTCTGTCAACTTCAGCTGATGAAGGTAGCACCTTTAGGTGACCCTGCCTCTATCCATTCTCCCAAAGAAAATTATGAGCTTGACTTTGCATTGGAGAGGGGACTATGCTCATTGCTTGTAGGTGATATTGATGGTTGTCGCGTATGGTTGGGCTTAGATAGTGATAATTCACCATTCAGAAATCCTTCTATTGTAAATTTTGTCCTGGAGAACTCAACAGCTGATGATGAAAACATTGAAAAGGATCTTCCTGGGCTCTGCAAGCTGTTGGAGACATGGTTGACAGAAGTGGTTTTCCCCAGATTCAGGGACACCAAAGATATATTGTTCAAGCTTCATGATTACTATGACGATCCTACTGTCCTGAGATATTTAGAGATGCAAGGAAATGGTGATTCACCCTTGGCTGCAGCTGCTGCAATTGTGAAAATTGGGGCTGCGGAGGCTTCTGCTGTTCTTGATCATGTAAAGGCTAGTGCAATTCAGGCTTTGCAGAGGGTGTTTCCTCTTGGTCAGCGTGACGACAGCATGAAGAATCAAGATGGAGAGAGACacaattatttttctcttgtagAAACTGATGAGCCTATGGAGAAGTTTGATCATCATGATATTTTCATGGCTGATACTCCTGGAACAAGTAGTTCTGATAAATTACATGAAGAACAATTGattacagaaaaaattaaagatgcTAGTATGAAGATTATGAGTTTTGGATTGGCAATTGGGTTGATAACTTTTGCTGGCCTGAAGTTTTTGCCTGCCAGGAACAGTATATCTGATCCACGAAATTTAATTGGTTTACCTAAGGCATCTGATGTCACTAATTTGG GGTCCTTCAGGGATGAAAATTTTGGGGAGGAATTATCTAGAATGGATGCAAGGTTAGCAGAAGATTTAGTTCGCAAGTGGCAGAATATCAAATCTCAGGCTTTTGGACCTCATCGTTCCCTAGTGAAACTGTCTGAG AGTCTGACAGGTTTTGGGAGGTCAGATGTTAAAGATATGGGCAGATCGTGCAGCTGA
- the LOC123229901 gene encoding protein ACCUMULATION AND REPLICATION OF CHLOROPLASTS 6, chloroplastic isoform X1, translating to MLTMTHIDFGLRSPLRVLPLPHPPKPSKFSSSNAGSYTLCSASKWADRLISDFQFTSAADSSPLSSTSVTLTPPPPLSPPDRHLSLPIDFYKILGAETHFLGDGIRRAYEARVSQPPQYGFSQDALISRRQILQGACETLANSRSRREYNQGLVDDVDETILAEVPWDKVPGALCVLQEAGEAELVLRVGESLLRERLPKAFKQDVVLAMVLAYVDMSRDAMALIPPNFVRGCELLERALKLLQEEGASSLAPDLQAQIDETLEEITPRCVLELLALPLGDKYQARREEGLHGVRNILWAVGGGGAPAIAGGFTREGFMNEAFLRMTAAEQVELYNVTPHNIPAESFEVYGVALALVAQAFVSKQPQLIRVADRMFCQLQLMKVAPLGDPASIHSPKENYELDFALERGLCSLLVGDIDGCRVWLGLDSDNSPFRNPSIVNFVLENSTADDENIEKDLPGLCKLLETWLTEVVFPRFRDTKDILFKLHDYYDDPTVLRYLEMQGNGDSPLAAAAAIVKIGAAEASAVLDHVKASAIQALQRVFPLGQRDDSMKNQDGERHNYFSLVETDEPMEKFDHHDIFMADTPGTSSSDKLHEEQLITEKIKDASMKIMSFGLAIGLITFAGLKFLPARNSISDPRNLIGLPKASDVTNLGSFRDENFGEELSRMDARLAEDLVRKWQNIKSQAFGPHRSLVKLSEVLGGQMLKIWADRAAEIAELGWVYDYTLLNLSIDSVTLSQDGKRAWVEATVEESAHLTDTVHPENSDSKTTTYTTRYEMSGSNSGWRITEGSKIIYK from the exons ATGCTGACAATGACACATATCGACTTTGGTCTTCGAAGTCCACTGCGAGTACTTCCTTTGCCTCACCCTCCTAAACCCTCCAAATTCAGCTCTTCCAATGCTGGTTCTTACACCCTTTGTTCCGCCAGCAAGTGGGCCGACCGCCTCATCTCTGATTTTCAATTCACCTCCGCCGCCGACTCCTCTCCTCTCTCCTCAACATCTGTCACTCTCACTCCTCCTCCCCCTCTCTCTCCTCCCGACCGTCACCTCTCCCTCCCCATCGACTTCTATAAG attttaggCGCCGAGACTCATTTTTTAGGAGATGGTATCAGAAGAGCTTATGAAGCTAGGGTTTCTCAACCACCTCAGTATGGTTTTAGTCAAGACGCATTGATCAGCCGTAGACAGATTCTTCAAGGCGCTTGTGAAACCCTAGCTAACTCTAGGTCCAGAAGGGAATACAACCAAGGCCTTGTTGACGATGTAGACGAAACAATCCTCGCTGAAGTCCCCTGGGACAAG GTTCCTGGAGCTTTGTGTGTGCTGCAAGAAGCAGGGGAGGCAGAACTGGTGCTTAGAGTTGGAGAGAGTTTATTAAGAGAAAGACTACCCAAGGCTTTCAAGCAAGATGTTGTCTTGGCAATGGTGCTTGCTTATGTTGACATGTCCAGAGATGCCATGGCATTGATTCCGCCTAATTTTGTCAGAGGTTGTGAACTGCTGGAGAGGGCTTTGAAGCTCTTGCAG GAGGAAGGAGCCAGCAGTCTTGCTCCAGACTTGCAGGCGCAGATTGATGAGACTTTGGAGGAGATAACCCCACGTTGTGTTCTGGAACTTTTAGCCTTACCCCTTGGTGATAAATACCAAGCAAGAAGAGAAGAGGGTCTTCATGGTGTGCGTAACATATTATGGGCTGTTGGAGGAGGTGGAGCACCAGCAATTGCTGGGGGATTCACGCGTGAAGGTTTCATGAATGAGGCGTTCTTACGTATGACAGCAGCAGAGCAG GTTGAGCTGTATAATGTCACACCACATAATATCCCAGCAGAAAGTTTCGAAGTTTATGGAGTTGCACTTGCTCTTGTTGCTCAAGCCTTTGTGAGTAAGCAACCTCAACTCATTCGAGTTGCAGATAGAATGTTCTGTCAACTTCAGCTGATGAAGGTAGCACCTTTAGGTGACCCTGCCTCTATCCATTCTCCCAAAGAAAATTATGAGCTTGACTTTGCATTGGAGAGGGGACTATGCTCATTGCTTGTAGGTGATATTGATGGTTGTCGCGTATGGTTGGGCTTAGATAGTGATAATTCACCATTCAGAAATCCTTCTATTGTAAATTTTGTCCTGGAGAACTCAACAGCTGATGATGAAAACATTGAAAAGGATCTTCCTGGGCTCTGCAAGCTGTTGGAGACATGGTTGACAGAAGTGGTTTTCCCCAGATTCAGGGACACCAAAGATATATTGTTCAAGCTTCATGATTACTATGACGATCCTACTGTCCTGAGATATTTAGAGATGCAAGGAAATGGTGATTCACCCTTGGCTGCAGCTGCTGCAATTGTGAAAATTGGGGCTGCGGAGGCTTCTGCTGTTCTTGATCATGTAAAGGCTAGTGCAATTCAGGCTTTGCAGAGGGTGTTTCCTCTTGGTCAGCGTGACGACAGCATGAAGAATCAAGATGGAGAGAGACacaattatttttctcttgtagAAACTGATGAGCCTATGGAGAAGTTTGATCATCATGATATTTTCATGGCTGATACTCCTGGAACAAGTAGTTCTGATAAATTACATGAAGAACAATTGattacagaaaaaattaaagatgcTAGTATGAAGATTATGAGTTTTGGATTGGCAATTGGGTTGATAACTTTTGCTGGCCTGAAGTTTTTGCCTGCCAGGAACAGTATATCTGATCCACGAAATTTAATTGGTTTACCTAAGGCATCTGATGTCACTAATTTGG GGTCCTTCAGGGATGAAAATTTTGGGGAGGAATTATCTAGAATGGATGCAAGGTTAGCAGAAGATTTAGTTCGCAAGTGGCAGAATATCAAATCTCAGGCTTTTGGACCTCATCGTTCCCTAGTGAAACTGTCTGAG GTTTTGGGAGGTCAGATGTTAAAGATATGGGCAGATCGTGCAGCTGAAATTGCAGAACTTGGTTGGGTATATGATTATACTCTCTTAAACCTGAGCATAGACAGTGTGACTCTTTCACAAGATGGGAAGCGTGCCTGGGTGGAAGCAACTGTAGAAGAGTCTGCCCACCTCACGGACACAGTTCATCCAGAGAACAGCGATTCAAAAACCACAACCTACACAACCAGATATGAAATGTCAGGTTCAAATTCTGGATGGAGAATCACTGAAGGATCTAAGATCATTTATAAGTAA
- the LOC123228538 gene encoding probable 1-acylglycerol-3-phosphate O-acyltransferase translates to MSLLRFRIRWTTYIPKMAEEISKTELRSSTATTSSASSTTPKSRWFLPSVLRWIPTSTDHIIAAEKRLFSLVKTPYVQEKVNIGSGPPGSKIRWFRSSSDEPRFINTVSFDSKEGSPTLVMVHGYAASQGFFFRNFDALASRFRVIAVDQLGWGGSSRPDFTCKSTEETEAWFIDSFEEWRKAKNLSNFILLGHSFGGYVAAKYALKHPEHVQHLILVGPAGFSAESDPTSEWITKFRATWKGAILNHLWESNFTPQKIVRGLGPWGPDLVRRYTSARFGGYSSESILNEEESRLLTDYVYHTLAAKASGELCLKYIFSFGAYARMPLLRSASDWKVPTTFIYGVQDWMNYQGAQEARKHMKVPCEIIRVPQAGHFVFIDNPTSFHAAMFYACRRFLSSDPDNISLPKGLSSA, encoded by the exons ATGAGCCTGCTTCGTTTTCGGATTCGCTGGACCACTTATATTCCAAAAATGGCTGAAGAAATAAGCAAGACCGAGCTTCGATCATCTACGGCTACTACCTCATCAGCATCATCTACAACCCCCAAATCTAGATGGTTTTTGCCCTCTGTTCTCCGTTGGATCCCCACTTCTACCGATCATATCATCGCCGCCGAAAAACGTCTGTTCTCTCTAGTCAA GACTCCATATGTTCAAGAGAAAGTTAATATAGGTTCAGGTCCACCTGGGTCGAAAATCAGGTGGTTCCGTTCTTCCAGCGATGAGCCAAGGTTCATCAACACGGTTTCTTTTGACAGCAAAGAAGGCTCCCCCACTCTTGTAATGGTTCATGGATATGCAGCATCTCAAGGCTTCTTCTTCCGCAATTTCGATGCTCTAGCTAGTCGATTCAGGGTCATAGCAGTTGATCAACTTGG TTGGGGTGGATCAAGCAGACCTGACTTCACATGCAAAAGCACTGAAG AAACTGAGGCATGGTTTATTGATTCCTTTGAGGAATGGCGCAAAGCCAAAAACCTTAGCAACTTTATATTACTTGGGCATTCGTTTGGAGGGTATGTTGCCGCTAAATATGCTCTCAAG CATCCGGAGCATGTTCAGCACTTGATTTTAGTTGGACCTGCTGGATTTTCAGCAGAATCAGATCCTACATCTGAGTGGATTACCAAGTTCAGGGCAACGTGGAAAGGTGCAATTTTGAACCATTTGTGGGAGTCTAATTTTACTCCTCAGAAGATTGTCAG AGGTTTAGGTCCTTGGGGCCCAGATCTGGTACGTAGGTACACTAGTGCTAGATTTGGTGGATACTCATCTGAGAGCATATTGAATGAAGAGGAGTCCAGATTGCTAACAG ATTATGTATACCATACTTTAGCTGCCAAAGCTAGTGGAGAGCTGTGCTTGAAATACATATTCTCTTTTGGGGCATATGCTCGGATGCCTCTTCTACGCAG TGCATCAGATTGGAAAGTGCCAACCACCTTCATATATGGTGTCCAAGATTGGATGAACTATCAGGGTGCACAAGAAGCCCGCAAGCATATGAAAGTCCCATGTGAAATTATTAGGGTCCCCCAG GCCGGGCATTTTGTGTTCATAGATAACCCAACCAGTTTCCATGCAGCCATGTTCTATGCTTGCCGGAGGTTTCTTTCATCTGACCCTGACAATATATCTTTGCCCAAAGGTCTTTCGTCAGCATAG
- the LOC123229082 gene encoding LOW QUALITY PROTEIN: probable LRR receptor-like serine/threonine-protein kinase At4g36180 (The sequence of the model RefSeq protein was modified relative to this genomic sequence to represent the inferred CDS: inserted 1 base in 1 codon), which produces MATLTAIFFFLTLPHFTYSHGQPGALVLSEIEALTSFKRNLRDPLGALDGWESSTPSAPCDWRGIVCYNTRVRELRLPRLQLTGELTDQLANLRELRKLSLHSNNFNGSVPTSLSQCSLLRAIYLQYNSLSGTLPPSIFNLTNLQVFNVAHNLLSGRISGDISQSLRYLDLSSNTFTGAIPGNFSSNSQLQLINLSYNLFSGEVPASVGQLQELEYLWLDSNDLYGTLPSAISNCSSLIHLSVEDNALKGLLPGTIGAISTLQVLSLSRNELSGTVPLSVYCSVWRNFSSLKIVQLGLNAFTGVVKPQNGECVSGLEVLDLQNNRIRGVFPSWLTKVTSLRVLDLSGNFFSGNLPVGIGNLVKLEEFRVANNSLYGLVPKEISKCSLLQVVDLEGNRFSGQVPAFLGGLGSLKTVSLGRNRFSGSIPMSFGNLSLLETLNLSENDIRGNVSEGIMRLSNLTTLNLSYNKFAGEVPHNVGNLKSLLVLNLSSCGFSGEIPESIGSLMKLSTLDLSKQNLSGELPIELFGLPSLQVIRLEENKLSGDLPEGFSSLVSLQYLNLSSNSFSGEVRATYGFLPSLAVLSLSHNRISGGIPAELGNCSGLEVLELRSNRLSGNIPIDISHLSHMKKLDLGQNDLSGEIPKEISRCSSLASLSLDMNHLSGHIPDSLTKLSDLTLLNLSANSLSGGIPANLSHISSLKYLNLSRNNLEGEIPKMLASQFSDPSIFEMNRQLCGKPLDRECANLRKRKRKRLIMLTCITAAGACILALCCCGYIYSLFRWCKKLREKVSGEKKPSPAHGSSGAERGRGSGENGGPKLVMFNNKITYAETLEATRQFDEENVLSRGRYGLVFKASFQDGMVLSIRRLPDGSIDEGNFLKEAELLGKVKHRNLTXLRGYYAGQPDVRLLVYDYMPNGNLATLLQEASHQDGHVLNWPMRHLIALGIARGLAFLHSLDMVHGDVKPLNVLFDADFEAHLSEFGLELLTIATPAEASTSSTPIGSLGYVSPEAASTGQPTKEADVYSFGIVLLEILTGRKPVMFTQDEDIVKWVKKQLQRGQISELLEPGLLELDPESSEWEEFLLGVKVGLLCTAPDPLDRPSMADIVFMLEGCRVGPDMASLEDPTSLPSPV; this is translated from the exons ATGGCTACATTAACtgctatttttttctttctcactcTGCCCCACTTCACTTACTCTCACGGTCAGCCCGGCGCCTTGGTTTTATCAGAGATAGAAGCTTTGACTTCCTTCAAGCGCAACCTGAGGGATCCTCTTGGTGCGCTCGACGGTTGGGAGTCGTCCACGCCGTCTGCTCCCTGTGACTGGCGCGGCATTGTTTGTTATAACACCCGGGTCAGGGAGCTTCGTTTGCCTCGCCTACAACTCACCGGCGAACTCACTGATCAACTCGCTAACTTACGTGAGTTGCGCAAATTAAGCCTCCACTCTAACAACTTTAATGGCTCAGTACCCACTTCGCTTTCTCAATGCTCTCTCTTACGTGCTATCTACTTGCAGTACAACTCACTCTCCGGGACTCTCCCGCCATCCATTTTTAACCTTACCAATTTACAAGTCTTTAATGTGGCTCATAATCTCCTCTCCGGGAGAATCTCGGGTGATATTTCACAATCTCTCCGGTATCTCGATTTATCGTCGAACACCTTTACTGGTGCGATACCAGGGAACTTCTCGTCAAATTCTCAGCTTCAGCTCATTAATTTGtcgtataatttattttccGGTGAAGTTCCGGCTAGTGTTGGTCAACTTCAAGAGCTTGAGTATTTGTGGTTGGACTCAAATGACTTGTACGGTACTCTGCCTTCTGCCATATCAAACTGTTCTTCGCTTATACATCTAAGCGTTGAAGATAATGCGCTTAAAGGCTTGCTTCCGGGCACTATTGGGGCGATTTCTACCCTCCAAGTGCTGTCTTTGTCGCGAAATGAACTCTCGGGTACGGTTCCTCTAAGTGTTTATTGCAGCGTTTGGcgcaatttttcttctttaaagatTGTTCAGTTGGGGCTTAATGCATTCACGGGCGTTGTTAAGCCGCAAAATGGAGAATGTGTTAGCGGTTTGGAGGTTTTGGACCTTCAAAATAATCGCATACGTGGCGTGTTCCCATCTTGGTTGACAAAAGTGACCAGTCTAAGAGTGTTGGATCTTTCTGGAAATTTCTTTTCTGGAAATCTTCCGGTTGGCATTGGTAATCTTGTCAAGTTAGAGGAGTTTAGAGTGGCTAATAATTCTCTGTATGGGTTAGTTCCTAAGGAGATTTCGAAATGTAGCTTGTTACAGGTTGTTGATCTTGAAGGGAATCGATTTTCGGGTCAAGTTCCTGCCTTTCTGGGCGGGTTAGGGAGCTTGAAGACTGTATCTTTAGGGAGAAATAGATTTTCCGGTTCGATTCCGATGAGTTTTGGGAATCTTTCTCTGCTTGAAACTTTGAATTTGAGCGAAAATGATATCAGAGGCAATGTATCGGAAGGGATAATGAGGTTGAGTAATTTGACTACTTTGAACCTCAGTTATAACAAATTTGCAGGGGAGGTTCCTCATAATGTGGGGAACTTGAAGAGTTTGCTGGTTCTTAATTTGAGCTCCTGTGGGTTTTCTGGAGAGATTCCTGAGAGTATTGGGAGTTTGATGAAACTATCTACTCTAGATTTGAGTAAGCAAAATTTGTCTGGCGAATTGCCCATTGAGCTTTTTGGGTTACCCAGTCTGCAAGTTATCAGACTTGAAGAGAACAAGTTATCTGGGGATCTTCCTGAAGGCTTTAGCAGTTTGGTTAGTTTGCAATATCTGAATCTCAGTAGCAACTCCTTTTCTGGTGAGGTTCGGGCAACCTATGGATTTCTTCCATCATTGGCTGTTCTCTCATTGTCCCACAATAGAATATCTGGGGGGATTCCAGCAGAGCTTGGTAATTGTTCTGGACTTGAAGTGCTTGAGCTTCGTTCAAATCGATTGAGTGGCAATATTCCAATTGACATTTCTCACTTATCTCATATGAAAAAGCTTGATCTAGGGCAGAATGATTTATCCGGTGAAATCCCAAAGGAGATCTCTAGATGTTCATCTCTGGCTTCATTGTCATTGGATATGAATCACCTATCAGGCCACATACCAGACTCATTGACGAAGTTATCAGACCTAACATTGCTAAATCTTTCTGCAAATAGCTTGAGTGGAGGAATTCCAGCAAATCTTTCTCATATCAGTAGCTTGAAGTACTTAAATTTGTCGAGGAATAACCTGGAAGGTGAGATTCCGAAAATGCTAGCTTCTCAGTTCAGTGATCCTTCGATATTTGAAATGAATAGACAACTATGTGGAAAGCCATTGGATAGAGAATGTGCAAatttgagaaagagaaaaaggaagaggCTGATCATGCTGACCTGCATTACTGCAGCTGGAGCTTGTATTTTGGCATTGTGTTGTTGTGGCTATATCTATAGCCTCTTCCGTTGGTGCAAGAAGCTTAGAGAAAAGGTAAGTGGAGAAAAGAAACCAAGCCCTGCACATGGAAGCTCTGGAGCTGAAAGGGGTCGAGGAAGTGGAGAAAATGGAGGACCAAAACTTGTTATGTTCAATAACAAGATAACATATGCAGAGACATTGGAAGCTACAAGGCAATTTGATGAGGAAAATGTTCTAAGCAGGGGAAGATATGGTCTTGTATTCAAGGCTTCATTTCAAGATGGAATGGTTCTCTCAATCCGTCGCCTCCCAGATGGCTCCATTGATGAAGGAAACTTCCTAAAAGAAGCTGAATTGCTCGGCAAGGTGAAGCATCGGAACCTAA TGTTACGAGGCTACTATGCAGGACAACCTGATGTGAGGCTTCTTGTTTATGATTACATGCCTAATGGAAACTTAGCCACACTTCTTCAAGAAGCCTCACATCAAGATGGGCATGTGCTAAATTGGCCAATGCGTCACCTCATTGCTCTTGGCATAGCTCGTGGACTAGCATTCTTGCATTCCCTTGACATGGTTCACGGAGATGTCAAGCCACTGAATGTTCTTTTTGATGCCGATTTCGAAGCTCATTTATCTGAATTCGGACTAGAACTGTTAACAATAGCAACCCCAGCTGAGGCCTCAACATCTTCAACTCCAATTGGGTCATTAGGCTATGTGTCACCTGAAGCAGCATCAACCGGGCAACCAACAAAAGAGGCCGATGTATACAGTTTTGGGATTGTATTGTTAGAGATACTAACAGGGAGAAAACCTGTCATGTTTACACAAGATGAAGATATAGTAAAATGGGTGAAAAAGCAATTGCAGAGGGGTCAAATTTCAGAATTACTGGAGCCTGGACTGCTGGAACTAGACCCTGAGTCATCCGAGTGGGAAGAATTCTTGCTAGGCGTTAAAGTGGGGCTTCTTTGCACAGCCCCTGATCCTCTTGATAGACCATCAATGGCTGACATTGTTTTCATGCTTGAAGGTTGCAGGGTAGGACCAGATATGGCATCCTTAGAGGATCCCACTTCGCTGCCTTCACCAGTATGA